In the genome of Sulfurimonas autotrophica DSM 16294, the window CATTTGTGCCGACAGGATTTAAACATAATGCTTATAAACTTGATGCTCTGCCTATAGGTGCTGATCAATACATCAGTTCCCCTTTAACAGTTGCAAAAATGACAGAGTATCTTTTCCCTCGCGGAGCAGACAGGGTCTTGGAAGTCGGATGTGGAAGCGGCTATCAGGCAGCCGTTCTTTCGCACCTCTTTCGTGGGGTATTTACCATAGAGCGCATAGAACCTTTGATACTTGAAGCAAAAAAAAGATTCCGTGAGCTGGGTATAAATAACATACATACGCGCACGGATGACGGACAAAACGGATGGATTCAATATGCACCT includes:
- a CDS encoding protein-L-isoaspartate(D-aspartate) O-methyltransferase; protein product: MDRITATKTARLANECDAKFKLSDEVKKAIASTNREAFVPTGFKHNAYKLDALPIGADQYISSPLTVAKMTEYLFPRGADRVLEVGCGSGYQAAVLSHLFRGVFTIERIEPLILEAKKRFRELGINNIHTRTDDGQNGWIQYAPYDRILFSATAKEIPTKLFEQLADGGILVAPLQKRNTQVITRFIKNGDYIEEEELEDCDFVPILDGVLK